From Thalassotalea psychrophila:
ATGATAAGTACGATCTCGGTGTTCAAGACTTCTTTGAAAATGAAAACCCTTACGCACTACAAGAGATGACCGCTGTAATGATGGAGACTGCCCGTAAAGGTTTATGGGAAGCCAGTGATGAACAACTTAATGCACTAGCAACACTGCATGCTGAATTGATCGAGAAGTACGATGCTGGTTGTACTATCTTCGTATGTGATAACAGTAAGTTGCGTGACTTTATCAGTCAGCGATTACCCGAACAGCAACGTCAAAATTACCAACAACAAATTAAAAAATCGTTAGAAGCACCAAGTGATGCCAATGAAGACTCTATGGTACTAGAAAAAGAAGTGGTTAAAAAAACTGATGAAAGTGAATTGCCACTTATCCAACGGTTAAACTGGGGCTTGATCCTTGGCTTGTTATTAATATTAGCAACCATTGCATTTTTAGCGTCACGTCGTCGTCAAGTTTCGCACCTTGATACTAACGAGCTGTAAATTATGGACAATATAATCCTATTTTTAGCGTTATTTAGCCTAACGGCAACGGCAGTCCAAGTGTCATTGTTTCGCCATTGGTGGCAACAACTGGCACTGGCATTAGTAATTGCAGCAATTACTTATTGTTTTTACCCAACGGCAATTGCGTATAGTACTACTGATATAGAACAACTACTGGCCAATACCAACTCAATGTTAGATATGTCGGTGGTGTTGGTACTTGAAGCTGTGGTAATGCTAATACTCGCGTTGTTTATGTTACGTGATATGTATACTCGCTTAGTTATGCCCTACAAACTTATACCCCATATGCAGTTTATCCCAATGGTAAGTGCCGTTGGCGTGTTGTGCTTTTATCAAGTGCACCTTTATCAACAAGCGCTTGAATGGGAGTTTGCCACTACCGCATTTATTTACGGCGGCTCGGTAGCATTAACTGTTGTGTTATTTGCCTGGGTTATTAAATTTTTAGTGCCAGCAAGAGTATTGCGGCTAGAACTGAAACTAGCAATGCACGCGGCGCAAATTGTTTTAGCGGTTGCGGTATCTATTTTAACGGCAAGGCATCCATATCTCCAAAGTGACATTAACCCTAATATAAACGAATTTATCGTGGTAACTATCATCATCAGCTTAGGTGCGGTTGTCGGTTACGTACGCTATCAATATCAATCAAAAAAATTATTAAAAAAGAGGTAATACCATGGAATTCATCATTCAAACACTGTACTGGATTTCTTCCGGTTTGCTGATCCCAACAATCGTATTGTTATTACTGTTTTTAGCACAAGGGCTAATGGTTATTGGTGGCTTTTATGGCGCTTATGCTAACCGTATGGCCTTTGAAAAAAGCGTAAAGCCAGCACTGCATGAGTTATCAAAAGACAACGCTAATGATGTACTAAACCAAGAAAAAATTCGTCGTACAGGTTTGGTGAATGTTTACTTAGAGAAGCTTTTGGCTAATCGCGACAATACCATTAAAGCTGAAAAAGTGTTGGCTGATTTTGAAATGGCTTGTGAACAGGATTTAGGCAAAGTAAAAACATTAGCCAAAATCGGTCCAATGTTAGGTTTAATGGGTACGTTAATTCCAATGGGCCCGGCGCTGGTTGGTTTAGCTTCTGGCGATATGGCTTCACTTGCACAAAACATGCAAGTGGCATTTGCAACCACCGTTGTTGGCTTATTAATTGGTGCCATTGGTTTTTTCTGTAACCAAATTAAAACTCGTTGGTATGCATCAGATCTTACCGACCTTGAATACGTTTATGCCGTAGTTAAAAATTAGTTAAGAACTAATAAGGATTAGTTATGCGCTCAACGAACACCAGACATAAATTTTTAAAACAAGATGATGATCTTGACCCGTTATCATCCCTTACCAATCTATTTGACGTTGCCATGGTATTTGCAGTAGCGTTAATGGTGGCCTTGGTACAACATTTAAATATCGCTGAAATGTTACTCGATGAAGACTTCACTATGGTGAAAAATCCAGGTAAAGAGAATATGGAAATTATTCAGAAAAAAGGCAAAGAGATTAGTAAATACAAACAAAACCAAAATAGTGAAGCTGATCCAAATAAAAAGCGTGGCAAGCGAGTTGGCGTGGCTTATCAGCTTGAGAATGGCGAAATCATTTATATTCCGGAGTAAAGTTAATGTTCAATTATATGTTACTTGGCTATGCCGTGTTGCACCTAACTATTTTGGCTTGGACATTTAGTTGGGCCGATAATAAGGACGCAAAAATTTGGATTTTGCGAGGCATGTTATTTGGCATGTTTTACGACAACCTTTTGCAAGGTTTAGGTGTTTGGTTTATAAATGCCAGTTGGTATGAATCGGCCAGTATTCTGCGCTTTGTATTGCACGTTACAGTATTGCCATTTTTAACCGTCTTTACTCTAAAAATATTACAACTTGGGCACGTTGAAATTGCCAGTAAACCGTTGTTTATTTCTTTTTGTTGGGCTTTTACATCCGCAGCACTTACCTACGGTATTTATCAAGAAGTGTACTTACTTGAGCTTGGTCCAAAATCAGCATTAGGCGTGGAAAAGTTATCAAACTTATCAAAAATACCCCCCATTGCCACGATATTAACCAATATTTTGGTGATGATAATGGCGGCAGTATTATTACGAGTTAATGGTTGGAAATGGTTATTTTTAGGCGCGTTATTTATTTTTATAGTTAATGGTGCAACCGCAACATTAACCTGGGGATTTATCGCCGGAAATTTTGCTGAAGTGGTATTTATACTATGTTTACTCGCCACTACTCGCAAGTTTCAACCAATCCAAACATCATGATACAAAAAGCCCAATGGCACGATATCGATCATGCCTTTGGTACAGCTCTCGGTTGTATTACATCATAAAACCATAGTAATACAATGGAAACGAAGTAAGGCCGGTAGCAAACATGCTAATCATCCCGCAATACCCTAAAGGCCGATGAAACTTACGAAATGGGTTAGTTTTGGTATTTGGCGGGAGTTTAAATTTCTTTATCGATAAAATAACCAATACAGCCCATAACAAGGTGGTAATAATAGCGATTAATGTATGGCCCCACATCCAGTAATTTAGTGTATTTGTGCCAAAGTATGTGCTGTCTTTAGTAAGTACCGCCATACCACCAGAAAGCTTTAAATCTAGCTCAAAAATTACTACTGCAACTGCCAAAATAACACTTAAGGAAATTTGCATTTTCGCATGGCCAAGATGATTGCCACTACGCGCTGTACGCCATGAGATGACCAACAATGGCATGATAATAATGAACGCGACAATAACCAAATCCATCATCAAATCAGCTCGAGTACCAAAAAAACCTTGCGGAAACATGCCATTCTCCAAATTATTATTGTTTTATATTAACTAGTTAGCATAATCTCCAACAACTCACCTGCCTTACCTTTATACAATCGAACTTCACCATTACCATAATAAGGATCATTTTCGACCGTCATCGCGGCTAATGGTTGGTAATCAGCAGGAATGTTTTTTGCCTGCATAGTTACCAAAGCAATACCTGCAGGTAAGCATTTATCTTTATGGTGCTCTCCCGTTGTAACTTCATCGATTTCAATTAACGATTCACCGTTAAATTGAATAGTCGCCACCGGGTATTGATGGTTGATATCGATATTGAAAAAACGATTTAACACGGTAATTTTGGTATTAAAGCTTATGCCATTGTGTTGGTTTATGCCTTCATAAAAAGCCAAGCTGTTTGCGCGGTTAGGCGCTTTTAATACTGGGATAAATAATCTATCTAATTCAGCATCGGTAAATGGTAATTCAAACGGAGGCACAGCCGCTTTGATTTCAGTTAAGTACAACACTTCACCAACGGGCCCTGCTACTTGCATTGCTTTAATAGCATCACTCAACTCTAGATTGGCAGGTTTGCCGAGCACGCTAAAATTGTCGGTTATTTTTGTCGCTGTTTGCTCAACATCAGCAACATTTACCTCAAGAGACATCCAGCCGTAACGTGATAATGGGGTAGGTGATGTAGCGTCTTTATCTTCAATAATTCTTAACCACTTACTCGAACTGGGCGATTGCAATATCACTTGCGTATTACCTGCTAACTTTGACGATTGCCAAAATGCAGCTTGTTGCTCGCTAATAGTAGTGCGGCTATATTCAGTCATGGCAAAGCTTTGCCTGTAAGCAGTAATAACCACATCAATATCAGCACAAACTAACGTTGCTCCTATCATAGGGCCAAGTTTTGGCGACGTTGCTTTACCCTTCATATTTTTGCCCATTTGCTAAAATTTCATCAGTACCTAGTAACTGATTCAAACCACCAAGATCTAGCATCCTATCTTGGTATTGTTTGGTATTTTGATTCGCTTTTAAACTTCCTAAAAACTCTTGTGCCATAAACGTATATGCACGCACCATGGCACCAGGGAATATTACTAATGAATATCCCATCTGTTGTAAGTCATCCGCATCTTTTATTGGTGTAGAACCACCTTCAACCATATTGGCTAATAATGGTACTTTACCTTCGAATATTTCATTAATGGTTTGCATTTGTTCAAGGCTTTCAGGCGCTTCGATAAATAACAGATCAGCACCCGCTTGATAATAGGCCATAGCTCTATCAACTGCAGCATCAAAGCCTTCAACGGCAATGGCATCTGTACGAGCAATAATCATAGTGTCTGGGTTACTGCGAGCATCAACAGCGGCTTTTACTTTACCTACCATTTCTTCTTTACTGACTAACGCCTTACCTTTTAAATGACCACAACGTTTTGGCATTTGCTGATCTTCCAGCTGAATTGCTGAAGCACCCATGCGTTCAAATAACTTCACTGTGCGCTGAGTATTAATGGCATTGCCAAAACCTGTATCGCCATCAACAATGATCGGAAAATCAACTCGTTCACGAATAACCGCTAAAGTTTCAGCTACTTCATTCATACTAACTAAGCCAATATCTGGACGACCAAAACGGGTGTAAGCAATGCTGGCACCAGATAAATACATGGCGTTAAAGCCACCTTGTTGAATAAGCGATGCTGACAAACCATCGTAACCGCCTGGAGCGATTAGGATTTCTTTGTCATTTACTAACTGGCGTAGCGTTTTTGCGTGCATTCTATGTCCTAAAATTTTTATTTATTGTTTTTATTCTGTAAAAACGGCATTAAACCACCGGCGCGAACAATTTCCATTAACTGCGGTGGAATGGCTTCGCATTTATATTGTTCGTTTTTACTATGATTAATAATCACGCCTTGTTCAGGCTGCACACTAATTTGGTCGCCTTTACTAATTTTATCAGCGTCATTACAAACCAGAGCGGGAAGGCCAAGGTTCAAAGCATTGCGATAGAAAATACGAGCAAAGGATTTAGCGATCACAGTACTTACACCTAATTCCACCAGTGCTTGTGCGGCTTGCTCACGTGAAGATCCGATACCAAATGCTTCTCCGCCAACCACAACATCCCCTGTTTTTACCTGAACAGCAAAATCAGTATCTATGGCCTCAAAGCAATGTTTGGCAAGCTCTGCCATTGGTTTTTTCATATAAGGGCCAGGCGCTAAAATATCGGTATCTATGTTATTACCATAAACCCATGCACTGCCTTTTTGTTCACTATTAAAAGTCATTTTTAGCTCCTACAAATACTCACGTGGATCGGCAATCTTGCCTGCAATAGCTGCAGCGGCAACAGAATAAGGAGAGCCTAAATATACTTCTGAGTTAGGTGAGCCCATACGCCCTTTAAAGTTTCGAGACGTTGATGAGATGCAGACTTCACCATTGGCAATCGCACCAGCGCCCATACCGGCACAAGCACCACAGCCGGTTGGTAAAATAATTGCGCCCGCTTCCGTAAGTATTTCTAAAGTGCCATCACTGGCCGCTTGGTTGGTGGTTTTTGCCGAAGCCGGTGCGACTAATAAGCGTGTGCCATCAGCAACCTTGTTACCCTTTAAAACTTTTGCCGCCATATGTAAGTCAGTTAATTTCGCTCCGGTACATGCGCCAATATAAGCTTGATCCACATGAACATTTTCAAAACTATCAACATCATTGGTATTTTCTGGGCTATGCGGTGCGGCTATTTGTGGCTTTAACTCACTGGCATCAAAGTTGTACTCGGCAAAGTAAATTGCATCACTATCGCTTTGCCAATCTTCAATGTTACCTTCAAAAACCTTTCCTGCGGTTTCAATTGCTGCAATTGTGCTGCTATCTGGCGCGATAACACCGGTTTTAGCACCAAGTTCTGCGGTCATGTTACAAAGCACCATCCGTTCTAACATGTTCATTTGGTCAATGGCAGTCCCTGTAAATTCAATCACTTTATAATTATTATTTACACCAAGCTTTTTGCATAAAAACAGCATGATGTCTTTTGATGATACGCCAACGGATAATGTACCGTGCCAATTTACTCTAATGGTTTCAGGTACCTTGATCCAAATTTCACCTGTGGCTAATACACCGGTCATTTCTGTAGCACCGATGCCCACCATAAAACAACCAAAAGCACCGCCAGTTGGAGAATGCGAATCACCGCCTACTAGAAAATTGCCAGGTAATAAATGCCCCTTCTCTGCCATCATTACATGACAAATACCCTGCATATCGTAGAAGTTACTGATGTTATTATCTTTAGCCCAACGACGGGTCAGAGCTAAAATTTCAGCACTTTCTGCATCTGTTGCAGGTACGAAGTGATCACTTACTAATATGATTTTGTTAGGATCAAACACTTTCGCGTTTAGGCTTTCTAAACGTTCTTTTACCCGGCGTGGACCTGAAGAGTCATGCATTAACACGTTATCCACTTTACAGGTAATTAATTCACCTGGTGAAACACTGACAACATTGGCTGCACGGGAAATAATTTTTTCAGCTAGCGTCTGCGCTTTGCTTTGTTCAGTCATCAACAACCTCAATGATCATTGTTAGTTTGAAAATAATAAAACTACTATACTATTAAAATGATATATTAGTATATCAATATAGTTTTTACCTTTGACAAATGTCAGCTAAATAGTTGATGATGAGATAAAGCTAAATAGAAATAACAAATATAAAGAACAATAAATCACTATGGATTATTTAAGTTTAGAGATCAGCGGCAGTATTGCTTATCTCACCATCAATAGACCCGAGAAGCGTAATGCCTTTAATCAACAGATGTGGCGCAACCTACCAAAACTGTTAGCCAAAGCTGTGCAAGCAAATACGCGCTGCTTAATTTTGCAAGCGAGTGGCGATAAAGCATTTTGTGCTGGTGCCGATATTGATGAACTAACGGTGATGATCAAAGATAAAACCGAACTTAAGGTCAATAATCAATACATTCAAGAAGCTCAGCAAGCCTTAGCAGTACTACCAATAGTAACAATTGCCCTAATTAACGGAGCATGTATGGGCGGCGGTTTAGGTTTAGCCATGGCCTGTGATTTTAGAATTGCTGCCAATCATGCCAAATTTGCGATTACTCCCGCCAAGCTAGGTCTGTTGTATAGTATTGCTGATACTAAACGAGTTTATGAATTAGTTGGTTTGAGTCGAGCTAAAGAATTATTAATGTTAAGTAAAGTACTCGATGCTGCAACTGCTGTTGATTACGGCTTGATCAATCAACAATGTGAACTTGACCAATTAACTGACCGTGGAGAAGAACTTTGCCAGCAAGTATTGCTTAACAGTGGATACAGTCAACGAGGAATAAAGCTCACTTTAAATCAGATAAGTGGCGAGCAACAAGTAACCGTCCAACAATTAGATGATTTGTTTATTGACGCTTTTGATGGTGATGATTTTAACGAAGGTGCTGCTGCTTTTCTTGAAAAACGTAAGCCGAAATTCTGCTAATGACTAATGCAAATATAGCCCATGAAAAGATAATTAATGAGGCCTGGCAATTATGCGCTGCCATGCAAGGTTTCTCTGCCCATATGGGCCCATTCTATGAGAAACAAGAAAACGATAGCAACGTTTTTACTCGATTATTACCATTACAAGAACATCACCAAAATCCAGAAGGTGTAATACACGGAGGGGTGCTAACAGCCGTTGCTGATTATGGCATTTATCGAGCAATTGGCGATGTACTTGGCCATCAACAAAAGTTTGCGACAATTAACTTAAATTGTGATTTTCTCGCCGCGGCAACCAGTGCTGATGATTCATTAAAGGTAAAAGGTAAAATAACCCGATTAACTAAATCTTTAGTCTTCGCCGAAGGTATGGTTTATACCGAGCGTAGAGAAGTACTGCGAGCTACTGGAATTTGGAAGTTAATAAGCTCTAAGTAATTATCCAGCTAACGCCTTAAATGCGTTTTCCATCTCAATAATACCCTGTTTTACCGCGCTGTCTTGTTGTACCCACTGCCACCATGCAGTAATTGCAGGGTAATCAGCAAGGATATTTTCGTAGCCAAAAAGACGAGGGGTTGCTTCAGTAAAATACATTGTTGTCGCTAAAGCAATATCTCCAATATTTAATGACCTTGTTGAATACTGAGGCATCGACTGCAGCAGGTTCTCGCCCTTTTGTAGCTCAGCTTTTATTAACTTTATTTCTTGTTCAACATCAATTTTAGTTTTCATCAATAAAGATTTAAACATTGGAAATAACGATGGTCCAAGGTGTAAATCTGCATAGCGTCCAACCATGGCCATATGAGCATTTTCAATTGCAGCATTTGGTTTTAAAGAAGTATCGGTAAAGCACTGCTCAAGGTATTCCATAATTACCCAAGACTCAGTAATCGCCGTATGCTCATCCAATTCCAGAACAGGGATTTTACCAAGGGGAAATTTACTCAAAAACTCCGCGGTTCTAAGTTCAGGCTGTGGAGCACAAATCTCAATCGGCAAATTCTTTTTTCTGATCTGGATGCGTACTCGGGTTGAG
This genomic window contains:
- a CDS encoding MotA/TolQ/ExbB proton channel family protein, with amino-acid sequence MEFIIQTLYWISSGLLIPTIVLLLLFLAQGLMVIGGFYGAYANRMAFEKSVKPALHELSKDNANDVLNQEKIRRTGLVNVYLEKLLANRDNTIKAEKVLADFEMACEQDLGKVKTLAKIGPMLGLMGTLIPMGPALVGLASGDMASLAQNMQVAFATTVVGLLIGAIGFFCNQIKTRWYASDLTDLEYVYAVVKN
- a CDS encoding DUF2149 domain-containing protein; protein product: MRSTNTRHKFLKQDDDLDPLSSLTNLFDVAMVFAVALMVALVQHLNIAEMLLDEDFTMVKNPGKENMEIIQKKGKEISKYKQNQNSEADPNKKRGKRVGVAYQLENGEIIYIPE
- a CDS encoding isocitrate lyase/PEP mutase family protein, with the translated sequence MHAKTLRQLVNDKEILIAPGGYDGLSASLIQQGGFNAMYLSGASIAYTRFGRPDIGLVSMNEVAETLAVIRERVDFPIIVDGDTGFGNAINTQRTVKLFERMGASAIQLEDQQMPKRCGHLKGKALVSKEEMVGKVKAAVDARSNPDTMIIARTDAIAVEGFDAAVDRAMAYYQAGADLLFIEAPESLEQMQTINEIFEGKVPLLANMVEGGSTPIKDADDLQQMGYSLVIFPGAMVRAYTFMAQEFLGSLKANQNTKQYQDRMLDLGGLNQLLGTDEILANGQKYEG
- a CDS encoding LeuD/DmdB family oxidoreductase small subunit; this translates as MTFNSEQKGSAWVYGNNIDTDILAPGPYMKKPMAELAKHCFEAIDTDFAVQVKTGDVVVGGEAFGIGSSREQAAQALVELGVSTVIAKSFARIFYRNALNLGLPALVCNDADKISKGDQISVQPEQGVIINHSKNEQYKCEAIPPQLMEIVRAGGLMPFLQNKNNK
- a CDS encoding aconitase/3-isopropylmalate dehydratase large subunit family protein; its protein translation is MTEQSKAQTLAEKIISRAANVVSVSPGELITCKVDNVLMHDSSGPRRVKERLESLNAKVFDPNKIILVSDHFVPATDAESAEILALTRRWAKDNNISNFYDMQGICHVMMAEKGHLLPGNFLVGGDSHSPTGGAFGCFMVGIGATEMTGVLATGEIWIKVPETIRVNWHGTLSVGVSSKDIMLFLCKKLGVNNNYKVIEFTGTAIDQMNMLERMVLCNMTAELGAKTGVIAPDSSTIAAIETAGKVFEGNIEDWQSDSDAIYFAEYNFDASELKPQIAAPHSPENTNDVDSFENVHVDQAYIGACTGAKLTDLHMAAKVLKGNKVADGTRLLVAPASAKTTNQAASDGTLEILTEAGAIILPTGCGACAGMGAGAIANGEVCISSTSRNFKGRMGSPNSEVYLGSPYSVAAAAIAGKIADPREYL
- a CDS encoding enoyl-CoA hydratase/isomerase family protein, with protein sequence MDYLSLEISGSIAYLTINRPEKRNAFNQQMWRNLPKLLAKAVQANTRCLILQASGDKAFCAGADIDELTVMIKDKTELKVNNQYIQEAQQALAVLPIVTIALINGACMGGGLGLAMACDFRIAANHAKFAITPAKLGLLYSIADTKRVYELVGLSRAKELLMLSKVLDAATAVDYGLINQQCELDQLTDRGEELCQQVLLNSGYSQRGIKLTLNQISGEQQVTVQQLDDLFIDAFDGDDFNEGAAAFLEKRKPKFC
- a CDS encoding PaaI family thioesterase yields the protein MTNANIAHEKIINEAWQLCAAMQGFSAHMGPFYEKQENDSNVFTRLLPLQEHHQNPEGVIHGGVLTAVADYGIYRAIGDVLGHQQKFATINLNCDFLAAATSADDSLKVKGKITRLTKSLVFAEGMVYTERREVLRATGIWKLISSK
- a CDS encoding glutathione S-transferase family protein: MRLLSSDISPYSTRVRIQIRKKNLPIEICAPQPELRTAEFLSKFPLGKIPVLELDEHTAITESWVIMEYLEQCFTDTSLKPNAAIENAHMAMVGRYADLHLGPSLFPMFKSLLMKTKIDVEQEIKLIKAELQKGENLLQSMPQYSTRSLNIGDIALATTMYFTEATPRLFGYENILADYPAITAWWQWVQQDSAVKQGIIEMENAFKALAG